Sequence from the Erythrolamprus reginae isolate rEryReg1 chromosome 2, rEryReg1.hap1, whole genome shotgun sequence genome:
GGGCTGATTGGCCACACTCCTAACCTATTTAAGGGATAATGACAAAGCCAATTTGCAGGAagaggcagagattcagccagggcctcCAGAAGATACCATCAGTTGACAAGAAAGAAGAGGATGAGTCTATTCTCAATGCACAGGCACACAGGTGCTAAAAGGCAGTAATGGTTTCTCAGGAGGAGGACTTCTTGAGAGTAAGGCCTGGAGTTCATTGGCCACTCCCTAGCCTATTTAAGAGATGATGATGAGCCAATTTGAAGGAAACAACTATGTTTACACTCCTTCGTGTCTTGACTCCATAAACATTTGATCggttcttgttttctctcttggcATTCTCCCTGCAAATtgtttctgggcattttgccaaccaccgTAAGATTATTGTTATCTACAAGATTCTGTATTCAGAATTGAATTATTTCATGGACAAGAGCTGGcttttaatgaagttgaattaacagacagttttcagaaaagactgctttaaactgtatttgtgtttgacacAAGAAAGCTCAGTAGTAATCCTTAATTAGTTAACTAAAGTTTTTACAGACTTTGTGTTTGCTGCGTTCTTTGtggtccatagctggggcagaacaataTGAGGAATGATGAGTAAGACCAAGATACCCATGAAAAGGAGGTGCCAATggaagaaatggaggaaaagaATGAACTGAAACAACagcaaataaaagaagaaaacaaggaggagataataatgaaaataacagTGATTGATTAATTAAATGGGGGGGGGTATTTTAAGGGAGttgaaaaaagaaatggagatACAGTATAGGAAGATACTTTTGAAAGGGAGTTAGGGGCCTCGGTAGAAATCCTGGAAACTAAGCAATGGAAGAGGGTAGAGATGGGAGAAATATTTAGATTGAATAGTCAAGTATATGCAGACAGAGAGGCAAATCAAAAATATCATAGAATTAAAGTACTGAAGCAGACAAGAGAAGCtggatatgggtttttttttcatttttgttgttctgatttgcttttctctttttcccccctttttaggAAGGTGACATGATTAGAAGTTAGGTAGGATAGAAAggaaacatcttttaaaaaacggTGACAATTAAGAGTTAGAATAAGATATAAATAAGAGAAAGGGGGAATATTAATGTAGACACTTTCAGATATAAAAAAAGCAATTACAAGAGAAAacatgaaataattaaataatgatgGACTAACTTAATATAAATGTGTATTATGAGAAATGTATAAGTTGGTTGAATGcaataattatgattttactAGTCTTATTTGTATTAGAATGTATGACACCCAGATGCCACACTGTTAACGCATTGATACAAAtatgtaaaacaaaataataaaacttaGGGGAAAACTAAGTTATCTAGACATTTTTAGACTTTATCCTTTATCTAACTtgggcattattatttttttattagactttattggttttaaaataacattttttaaaccaGTATCTTAAATATACTTTCAGTAACTTGATATTTTTCTAGGTATATTTCAGTAATTTGGGCATTATAAGAAAACTTGTCTCCTCTTGTATTCTCTTCTGAAATATATCAATTATATGATGTGCTTGTGCAAAAAAGTGCTGAGGaatgtagaatatttattttatttatttattagatttgtatgccgcccctctccatagacatgtAGAAGATGGACAATGATAAAGTTATagagttaaaaatatttttatcccaTCCCAACCTACTGCTATATAATAATTTAGCAAGAAATAAAAACTATTAAATGACCCACACTGAATTCGTATTATGCAACATTAGTTATGGTAAGAGTGATGGTTTTTCTATACCTCTAAAATTAAATCTCATATATTCAAGGAATTTTCAGCGTGGAAGGTTTTCCAAAGCCTTGCCTGTAATTTctcatatacagtgaaccctcgatcatcgcgagggttccgttccaggaccccacgcgatgatcgatttttagcgaagtagcggtgcggaagtaaaaacaccatctgcgcgtgcgcagatggtgtttttgcttccactgccgcccgcccttcgcccgcccaccccgttgctcgcgcctggggtgcgcgcgcgcgcttggggactccctagctccgcttcccagctggggagcggagctgggatgtccccaagcgcgcgcgctttccccagcaacgcgcgcgcggtggggactccctagatccgcttcccagctggggagcggagctgggatgtccccaagcgcgcacgctttccccagcaacgcgcgcgcggtggggactccctagatccgcttcccagctggggagcggagctgggatgtccccaagcgcgcgcgctttccccagcaacgcgcgcgcggtggggactccctagctccgcttcccagctggggagcagagctgggatgtccccaagcgcgcgcgctttccccagcaacgcgcgcgcggtggggactccctagatccgcttcccagctggggagcggagctgggatgtccccaagcgcgcgcgctttccccagcaacgcgcgcgcggtggggaatccctagctccgcttcccagctggggagcggagctgggatgtccccaagcgcgtgggcaccgccccgcccgcccacgctgttgctggggccgcttcccagctggggagcggagctggggtgtcccagggaagcctctgggggaagggggaagacccagggaagcctctgcccggcggggaaactccaccatctacgcatgcgtggaagggcacgcatgcgcagatggtggagtttacttcagggttgaaaactcgcgaaatagccctttcgcgatacttgaggacgcgaaactcaagggttcactgtatacaaaTTTGTCTCAAGTATTTCCCAACCCTGGGAGGCTTCTTTAAGAGAATACAAACTACCTCTGAAGTTGCAGGGTAGAAattgggggggaaggggggcacTTTATAATAAATACGAAATGTTGTGCTTTAGAGCCAAAGATCCTAGTAGAATCCATATTTTTGGAACCAGATAGGTAAAATAAATTTACGCTACTTACAAGATTAGAGTGCTATATTAAACTGGAAATTTTATGGAGTTTATCCAGAGTCCACCTCTGGAATAATTCTAGAATCACATGAAATAATTGTAGAAAGATGCAAGATTTCATCTCTCGAATGAGGATATATTTGGAAGGAGATATAGCTATAGTATCATTGAATGTATTGCAAATGTACTGTGGACTGAAAATTGTTTCCATGTGTGTGTATTAAATAAGTTCATTTCCTAATAGGAAAGAGTAGTTTATGAGATGCTtcctattttttattaaattaatttgctAGCAATCTTGCAGTTCAAAGTGACTCCGAGCAGCTTCTGCAACGTAATAGAATTTTTCAATGTATTTACATCTTAATGGCTTTATATACAAATACAGAAAGCATCGAAACAACGTGGGACCAAGTAAACCCATTTCTCAACCCAGAAGAAATATTGTAGGCTGCAGAATACAACatggatggaaagaagggagTGGGCCTGTGACACAGTGGAAAGGCACAGTCCTAGACCAGGTTCCAgtaaacccctctctcttccttattAAATATGATGGATTTGATTGTGTGTATGGACTAGAACTTCACAAAGATGAGAGGGTTTCAGCACTTGAAGTCCTTCCAGACCGAGTTGGTAAGTATTTTGATGGAGACGAGAAGCATTGGGTGTTAATTGTCAAATAATGCCACAGGCTATAGAAGTAAGTGAACAATGATTTTCTGCACTGGGAATATTggatagaaaaattaaaaataatccccAGATATCTTTATGAACAGCTGCCAGGCTGAACATAGTACCTGTCTAAAGTACAGATATAAGTATTTTTATATTCCACAAAGcagcaaattaaaatataaaaaatagtttAGTACAACAGAAGAATCCTTTTTTGTCAATAAATTAGCTTCTAAGAAAATCACTTCCAAATAATATTGATATCAATGTTAATGGTTGTGGTGAAATTGAACAAGCTTCAGATAAGTCATTTGTttgatttattaaatgtatagccTCTGTTCTTACTTAATCCAAGGGGACTAGAAATACATAAATTAAAGCAAAGAATATTTGTAATATACCAGTTAAGCCAATTTTGTATAGAGGTGAAGATATTGGCCTAAAACGAGATTATAGATTCTAGGTATCTCTTATGCATGGATGCTAGCTGGGTAACttttcagttttaaaatcacTCCTTTTCAGCTCAGTTACAGAGCTGTTGTTGTGGAGAAAGTAGGGGGCAAGAATATTAGGTATATTTTTACCACCTTGAGTTAAATATATAAAGGCAGGATGATGCTATTGTtaaaatatttggggggggggggttactttTTATTACAGCCATGCAATTCTTTAAAAGTTTATATTGCCTTGACAAATATTCAGAGAAGACCCTCCATGTAAACTATTTCACAAACAGGTTGACCTGTCCCTAAGAGCAAAGGGAATCAACCATAAAATTACAGTTACTAATTTCCCTCCACCCTGTCTTAGTCTGAATTTATTCTCAGTGTTCTAGAATTATTTGCCATGAAGAATAATTGGAGTTTTGGTGGAGCAGTGGCTACAGCCATAAATTGCCAAACCAAAAGCTGGGAATTTGCAAATCCTATATATGGACATTGTATTATGGTTATACagcttctagtccagtgatggcgaacctatgcatgggtgccacaggtggcacgcggagccatatctgctagcacgcaagctgttgccctagctcagctccaatgttcatgtgtgtgccagccagctgatttttggctcatacagaggctctgggagggcatttttggctactagagaacctccagggggatggtggAGGGCGTTTCTAACgtccttcagctccagggaagcctttggagcttggggagggtgaaacatgagcctattgggcccagcAGAAGGCCTCCACAAGGCTTCCGGGGAGCGGGGGAACCTGTTTTTGCCCTACTCATGCATTGAATTTTGGCTGTGGTCACTTGTGTATCCGTGTTACCacacgtgcatgctctttcggcacccgagggggaaaaggttcaccatcactgttctagtctgaTGAGCTAGTCTGAAGCCTTTTATGATGAAAATGATTCTTTCAAGATTTCCAGATTTATCTTTACATATGATTACCTATATGTTTACATTCTTCAATGGAGCCATGAtagcaaccttccttccttcaaccAGTGTTAATACTCATGGCAAGAACTGTGTATATAGTCAGTATCCCAGTAGTCTAGTACAAGGCAGAACAAGAGACTATGATTTATTGAAAACAACCTATCTTTGTTTATGGGAAACCACTGCCAGAAGATTTGATATATGCATAGAATAAGGTAACCAGACAGTAAGGTCCTGCTTTAGTTTAGTTTCTAATGAAATAACTAGAAGTGTTTTCTTCAGCTTTTAAGTGAGATTGCTGAATATCCTTCTTGCCTAAATCCCATACAGATAATTTTTAATTATGTTCATCTTTAATAAAAACTTGAGTAGAATCAAGTATTTATCTAGTTTTGAAGTCGGGCAATGCTCAACTGTGGAATTTATACTATTTTTCTGGCATCTTAAAGTAGAATGGGTATAGCTTATAATGTTAACTAAGCTTTGAACTGTCTCTTTCAGCTTCGTCTCGAATCAGTGATGCCCACCTGGCAGACATAATGATTGGCAAAGCAGTAGAGCATATGTTTGAGACAGAAGACGGCTCAAAAGATGAATGGAGGGGAATGGTCTTGGCTCAAGCACCTATAATGAAGACATGGTTTTATATCACCTATGAAAAGGATCCTGTCTTGTACATGTACCAGCTCTTAGATGACTATAAAGAAGGCGATCTCCGTATTATGCCTGATTCTAGTAAGTTGAtccatatataaaaataaatttaaaattctcTGAGTGTGTAGAATTCAGGACTTTTGAGAATAAATTTTATCACCAATATAAAGAATAATTATTGTGAATTGAACTGAAAACCATACAAAGTGGAGAACAGAAAGGTTCTTCAACATAATTGGTGCATATTTGAATGTTCAGTCAAAATGAAACTAGATTTCCACAACAAATACTTAATTGGAAGGGAAAGTAAGAGAATTGACTGCTGCAGTTGGTAGTATTCACATCCATGGCATGTGACTACTTACCTAAATTATGTTTAATGttctttaatttctatttttcttttcttttatgaaataTAACGTTCTGTTGTGTCCTGTATTTACATCCAGCTATAGGAAAACTCAGATCTCCTATTTGGGAAGATGAGGATTACCAAAAAAATCATATAAATGAATGTAGTTCTGAGGTTGGGGAAGATATGAGAGAGCCATtaagggggaaagaaaaggggggaggtcAGTAATAGGGGCTTACAGAAAAGTTTGCCTAGTCCAAGATAGAAGGAAGAGTAAGAAAGAAATTAATATAGACTTGTCTTGATTTTAATTGGTACCAGAATTGACAAATTGGTCAAGCTTTGAAGATTCTTTTATTTGAACTTAGTATAATAAAGAGTTTTCCTGAAAACCTTGTAATATTTGTTTTGTGACCTGCCCTATCTTAAAGGACTGACAAAAAGCAAGAATACTAGTGAGGCTATGAATATCTTAAAGGAGGTGGGCTTAAAGGGAGGCTGCTGAAAACAATGGGAAGGTATGGCAGCACTGTTACTGCAGTTAACACCATTGAGATAACCTTGGCTGATCTTCAAAAAGCAGTTGGACATAGTACTTTGCTGAGATACCAATAGAAATTTTAGGGTTATGAACAAGATTGGGAAGATAAGAAATACTTGTACAAGGTAATGACAAACCATTCCTGCAACACTTCCAAGAAATAATAAGCATGTGCCTATTAAATCACCAAATCTTGAGCTTAATTCATAAGAGATTTTGTTCAGAGAATAATACAGTGTTACCCAGGATGGAAGAGAAAAAGCAGGAAATatacatgcttttttttttttttttgcaaaactgacTGCTTTGTGTAATGGGAGTGTAGGAGAGTGACTCTCCTGAAAGAGAAAGACTATAACATTGAAAGGAAATGGGGACCAGTAGTCACTTTTATGTTGTGTTCAGGTTCTGGAACAAGCCCCTGAAATATCGCATTTGcctgcagcaacagttccttagaTTACCACAGTTCTAAAAAAATTTAGCCATGTTTTTGTTGCAGACATGTTTATAgcaattttaatgtttttatagtATATGCATAACAATTGCAAAATCAATGGTTTTCTTTACTCAGTGACTTCACCTTTTGTGATTTCTTAAAACAATGTTTATTATGCTTTTGAACTTTTCCATCAGGTGTGCTGGGCTTGACTCCCAGTGTACTTTCAAAGATACTGTAAGTCACTAGCATTTAAGGTTCTATGTTTGCCATCCGCTTCTGTGGCTAATTTCCAGTGGGATATTTCAGCTTCAAGAGCATGGTCAGAATTAATGCGTTCTCTTGCAACTGCATAGAAATTGCCTTCCTTTATTGCAAAGTTTCCTATGGCTAAAAAAAAGACTACTATTCAAAGACTTAATTGTTTATTGTGCAGTTTGAAGCTTAGAAAGAGAGTTATAGAAACATTAGGCATACTGCCGTAACTTTTAGGCCTATTAAGTTTGATTAGAGTATTTGTTAGGTTAAGAAATTACTGTTTGGGAGTTGGTGAATCTTTCACCATGTTCACATATATGCAGAATAGATTTCCTTACTATCCTAGTTTGGGATATTGGAGAATCATACTCACTGTTTTTAAGCAGAAGCATCTGCAAAtgaggtgtgtttttttaaagcacagcCTATACTTAAAGCGTTAAGGAGAGATATAACAACAGTTAATTTTTAATGGATATTTTGTAACATACTTAGTATATGCATAATCTTGAACTGGtagttacagtgatacctcgtgttacaaacgcctcgtcatacaaacttttcgagatacaaacccggggtttaagatttttttgcctcttcttacaaactattttcaccttacaaacccaccgctgccactgggatgccccgcctctggacttccgttgtcagcgaagcactcgtttttgtgctgctgagattcccatgatgctccctttgctgggaaaccccacctctggacttctgttgccagcgaagcgctcatttttgcaatgctgggattcccctgtagcatcgccaaaacacagaagtctggaggtggggtttcctatggaggggatcctcaggggaatcccagaagcgctaaaacggctggcaaaaggggtgaattttgggcttccacacattaatcgcttttccattgattcctatggggaaacattgtttcatcttacaaacttttcaccttaagaacctcatcccagaaccaattaagtttgtaagacaaggtatcactgtaatttgttttggttttcttttttactaaataagattattattccaaaaacataatgttatattattttattttaagaattattATTTGAAAATAGTATGTTCCTATGTATTCTATTATATGCCATACGTGTTTCTTGTATATTGTAATATCTCAATCTCAATAGATTGCTTTATCCATTAATATTCCATTTAGCTAAGCCATAACCTAActgtgttattatttattatttagagtaTGATGAGAACATGACAGAAGTAAACAATATActcctttagaaaaaaaaatatttttttggccTCCTGCCTATAATTAAAAGTGAATAAACTGATAGTAGCAAAATAGATAATTGTCATGAGTAAATGGACTTAAGAAGATACATTATGTTAAACGCTATTGTGTTTtaatcagggtgtccagcaaacctggaaaacaagggaaattggaattatcagggaaattggcagtttgggaaatatcagggaatttgtgaaaaaaaacagaataaatcgggggggggggggggaaccaaactgtattaaaatgttttaaagtaaGGGAAAATCATGTAAATAAATGAGCATAATTGTGGCAACAACTTACTTCCTCActtactgatatttctccacggttTAGCCTTTTGGTaagacgtcatctacgaccgcaCCTTAACTacatcgcaagttacagggaaatatcagggaatttcaaaatgctttccccctggacaccctgcttAATATAAACTTTGTCTTTTCAGACGATTCACCTCCAGCAGAGCGGGAACCTGGAGAGGTTGTGGACAGCCTAGTTGGAAAACAAGTGGAATATGCCAAAGAAGATGGCTCAAAAAGGACTGGCATGGTCATTCATCAAGTTGAAGCCAAACCCTCTGTCTATTTCATCAAGTTTGATGATGATTTCCATATTTATGTCTATGATTTGGTGAAGACATCCTAGACGCCACCAttcaaacttttgccaaacttgtgTAGACACAGAAGACTTAACTGCTTTCCAGTTTATTTGAAAGCTTAGATGTCCCTGCGAGCCCACAATCTCTGCCAGGAAACTGTACAATAGACTTTGATGTGAACATGACACATTTTATGTAGGGGAATTCCTCTTCTTAAAGGAAgtcttttttgggggaggggggtatCTGGATAAAGTTAGGACAAAAAAAACCAGCAGCTGCAAATTCAAGCTGTGTAAAAATCTAGCAATGTAATCATCTGATTTCTCCCTCACCCCCAATTATAACTTTCCCTTGGCTTTTCACTTAACTTTTCAACTGCCAATGCAAATGTAGCTTGATATTAAATTGCTTTCCTGTATGTAATATTAAGTTTTCTTGTATTAAACATATTACGTCcttgttttgggggtttgggcagAGAtgattaaaactattttaagcagTGTTAAGGAGTGCCTAAACCAATTAATATCAGTGTCCTATGTTCCAGATACTATTACATGAGAATGTTGTACATTTTAATTACAGGATAATAGAATATGGTATACATATTATGCAGTTGATAAGAAAAATGCAGAACAAGTGTTTATCAAATGTAGGTAGGACCTGGATAAAATTAAAACAAGGATGCCTTCAGTTCTCAATATTGTTGTTGTAGGATTTTTTGTTAACTTTTTTTAGCAGAACCCAGGTGCTTGGTGACGTAGCAGCTTAGTCATTCATGTTAACATTAAAGGATACTACACAGCAACTATTGGGTGTCTATCGAATCTAGCAACTTAGATTCTTGTATGTGGACTAAAATCTGTTACATGTAATGACAAACCTCATAAGAGTCCTCATACATTAAAGGCTTGTCTTACTGAGAAAGAAAGTCATCTGTTGCCTTCTATTTTGATATACTGCATTCCTTCTTGTTTCCTTCTGCTAAAGAAGGCTTCTACCTTTTTTTCTCCTGGCCTTTCTTCTTTGGGTGAGTCCAGACAAGATGTGCAATTCCAACCTATTGTCGCCTTTTGTGCTGTACATTGTATTTGCTTGAGGAATGCTGTTTAATGTGAACTACATTAAAAGAACACTAGGGCTCTGCATGCTAATGGTGCACTATCTAACGGAAGCTAGGCAGTCTCCATGATTCAGCCATCTGCAGCCGAAGATGGATGTAAATAAGCCGCCCACAGCTTCAGAATTCATTCTTGggtcataattttttttctttcttttttttctgtttgcaaaGTGGTAGATTGGCGTTGTAGTTTTTTAAACCAATCAGTGGAAAATATAACAGCAACCAATTTGAGGTGGAGCATTGCAGTGACTGAAGGGACTGCTTTGCACAAGTAAATGAGAACCAAGCCTCTTTTCTTAACTACAAGGCTGAGGAGTTTTAGAAAGTATTGCTGATCAGCTTTTTGGGATTAGGTTTACCTCTGATGTGAGTATGCATATTAAACTCAATGcaatttaaacttttttaaaaaaaaaaatttttttgcctgAATTCATATTGTAGCCTTAAGGCTTGTGCCTCATTATGCTCTTTAATGGTAATACTCACCATATATAAACAGTATCTTAAAATTTCTTGACCATTGCTACTATTGCATTATGTCCAGTATTTCATCACAGGCAACCAAAGGCAAGCTGTTGTCTTTTCCATGAAGAGCTTTTCCAATGCAGTTTTTAAGCCCTGAGTACCTGAGTCATGATGTTCCTGTGTTCTTGAACAAAGTGAACAGATTTGCGACCCAGTGTTTTTCATCCAGCAGATCTGTATGTTTTCTATTGACTCTTTAGAGTCCTGCATGTATATCTCAAAGCTGAGCCTGGCTCCATGAGCCCAAGTTGATATTGTGGCACAAGAATGAGTGTGTATTAAATATACACAAGAGAAACATGTAAATGTAGTACTTTGAATTGTGGGCTACATAAACTATAAATCCAGAGTATATCTCAAGATACTTGCTAAGGATTAAATGGAATGAAAAGATCATGTTCAAAGAGCTTGTGATGAGGTGATTTCTGCAAGCCTCTTAATAATACACCACATTCTGCCAGTTTAGAGTAATCTATATTCTGTATAAATTTTATGGGTTTTTAAGTGTCCACATTGTCTGCTTTTTTGATAGCTTAGAccatgttttttctgtttttgagCTAGATACTTAATTTTATACCCTGCCCATCTGTTTTGGGCTTCATTTTAGGCTCATATTTCAGATCTGCATGCAGTGCTTGTCACCCTGGTAACTAATGTTGGTCCCTTGCTCCAGGGATTCAGCATTGGTTCCCAAGTTATTACAAGCTTGTGGTGGCACAAGCTATGGATCTGTGTATAAAAGTTACTGGCCTTTCTCCATTTACCTGCTGTAGTATTGTATATTGTGTGTTTTATGTGATGTCAGGCTACTCTGTAAAATTTTAAGACAAAATTTAAATGCAGACCATCCCTTTTTTGCATGCTTAGAAGGTAGAATGTTCAATGTAAGAAAGTTAAAGTTGcatgtttaaaaaatgtttaggtttttaggattttttattttgtttttggtttttttgtgaATTTGATTATTGTGCTGTTTTAATGGTGGTAGTAGGATTAAATGCACTGGTGAGGCAAGCATAGTGCCAACAGGAGGTAACTTTCCAGTTGTATGTGTCATGCAGCATTTGAAGGGACCATGTACTTTgttcaaaaagaaataaaaatcagtTCAAATTAGTACTAGGCTTTTTTTGTGCCAAATCCTAAATTGTGATGAAGTGGAATCATATTGAAACCCAGGCAATTGTGCAAAAAGCTGTTTTTGCTGGATAATTTTTAACTTCCTTAAATTggtaagttttaaaaattaagactTCTCCATGGATATATTAATTGCAACCATTTCAAagaaccaaataataataataaaaatgtgtgGTTCCTTGGAAATGCTgtgctttttatatttttcatcATTAGTGCAATTTGGATGGTTCTTGCTATGTGTATAGTTCAAAGGTCTTCGtgttcacattttaaaattaggTAAATGACTTCATCTCTAGAGCTtggtttcatattttttttaatgatgtagACAGTTCCCTGTTCTCTGCATTTAGAAGTATAAACACTTTAAAACTTTAAATCTGTTACTTAATTCTGTAAGTAATTTTTATAATTATGATGTAACTCTAtccttaaaacatttaaaataaacccTTTATGTGCAACTTACGACTGTAAATCTTGTTCTCATAAGACAAATGTGATGTGTTCAAATTGAAGAGaaatttcttccattttataattaaaatgaaatttttaaaaaatattccatttTGTAATTAAACTATTTTAACAATGAAAAATTATTATACTAATAAATGCTGATAATATTAGGCaacgctttaaaaaaaatcatacaaaaCACCAAACAGTTACGAGCAATACATCAGTAGTTGAGCTGCATTATTTAAATTGTTGAAACCAAACAGCTGAAAAGATAAATGTTTCATTACCTTGTCCCCGCATTATAGTTAAACAAAATAAAGTTGTATGCAAACAGTC
This genomic interval carries:
- the SPIN1 gene encoding spindlin-1 isoform X2 — its product is MMKKRASHKKHRNNVGPSKPISQPRRNIVGCRIQHGWKEGSGPVTQWKGTVLDQVPVNPSLFLIKYDGFDCVYGLELHKDERVSALEVLPDRVASSRISDAHLADIMIGKAVEHMFETEDGSKDEWRGMVLAQAPIMKTWFYITYEKDPVLYMYQLLDDYKEGDLRIMPDSNDSPPAEREPGEVVDSLVGKQVEYAKEDGSKRTGMVIHQVEAKPSVYFIKFDDDFHIYVYDLVKTS
- the SPIN1 gene encoding spindlin-1 isoform X1 — protein: MKTPFGKAPGQRARADAGHAGVSASMMKKRASHKKHRNNVGPSKPISQPRRNIVGCRIQHGWKEGSGPVTQWKGTVLDQVPVNPSLFLIKYDGFDCVYGLELHKDERVSALEVLPDRVASSRISDAHLADIMIGKAVEHMFETEDGSKDEWRGMVLAQAPIMKTWFYITYEKDPVLYMYQLLDDYKEGDLRIMPDSNDSPPAEREPGEVVDSLVGKQVEYAKEDGSKRTGMVIHQVEAKPSVYFIKFDDDFHIYVYDLVKTS